From Strigops habroptila isolate Jane chromosome 10, bStrHab1.2.pri, whole genome shotgun sequence, one genomic window encodes:
- the TOMM20 gene encoding mitochondrial import receptor subunit TOM20 homolog, producing MMVGRTSAIAAGLCGALFIGYCIYFDRKRRSDPNFKNRLRERRKKQKLAKERAGLSKLPDLKDAEAVQKFFLEEIQLGEELLAQGEYEKGVDHLTNAIAVCGQPQQLLQVLQQTLPPPVFQMLLTKLPTISQRIVNAQCLAEDDVE from the exons ATGATGGTGGGCAGGACCAGCGCCATCGCGGCGGGCCTTTGCGGGGCCCTTTTCATCGGCTACTGCATCTACTTCGACCGCAAGAGACGGAGCGACCCCAATTTCAAGAACCGGCTGCGGGAGC gaaggaagaaacagaagcttGCCAAAGAGAGAGCAGGGCTTTCCAAG TTGCCTGATCTGAAAGATGCTGAAGCAGTTCAGAAGTTTTTCCTTGAGGAGATTCAGCTTGGCGAGGAACTACTAGCTCAAG GTGAATATGAGAAAGGTGTTGATCACTTGACCAATGCCATTGCTGTGTGTGGGCAGCCGCAGCAGCTATTACAAGTTCTACAGCAGACTTTACCACCTCCAGTGTTTCAAATGCTTCTAACTAAGCTCCCTACAATAAGCCAG
- the RBM34 gene encoding RNA-binding protein 34 — protein sequence MKGRRGVAAPPVRAGPQHQHQLQYVVGQVADSLWPAAAPAAPLAGLFSAAAAPPVLVSVKGKKRKHAEDVEKAEELEKVSEDQSSPVVEEPPVKAKKAKKKELSKAEKKLANRESALELADEEEEQKLLQNKTKQKKKAAPAVTKSVVKSDTGTTAKQQREKKAVDELVNRRTVFVGNLPVSCTAQVLKSRFKEYGQIKSIRFRSLVPAEDTLSKKLAAIKRKVHPNAKFVNAYIVFKEECDAIKALKENGTEIASGFHIRVDIASKSSSHDNKRSVFVGNLSYDISDDAVREHFSVCGGVVAVRIVRDRNTGLGKGFGYVLFEDTDAVHLALRLNGTDLTGRKVRVQRCGEKGKAPRKSPAQPRAPKGGAGTTAGTTPRPDDSFVGEVAVPPRKGAKPKRLRTAPARKAGKNNSKRAFDKL from the exons ATGAAGGGCCGGCGCGGGGTGGCTGCGCCGCCGGTGCGGGCCGGGccgcagcaccagcaccagcttcaGTACGTGGTGGGGCAGGTCGCAGACAGCCTCTGGCCGGCGGcggcccccgccgcgccgctcGCGGGCCTCttcagcgccgccgccgccccgccggtGCTGGTGTCCGTG aaaggaaagaaaaggaagcatgCAGAAGAtgtggagaaagcagaagaactGGAGAAAGTGTCAGAAGACCAGAGCTCACCTGTCGTAGAAGAACCTcctgtaaaagcaaagaaagccaaaaagaaGGAACTTTcgaaagcagaaaagaaattggCAAACAG GGAGAGCGCATTGGAGCTGgcagatgaagaggaggagcaaaaactgttacaaaacaaaaccaagcaaaaaaaaaaagctgctccTGCCGTCACCAAAAGTGTTGTTAAGTCAGATACAGGCACTACTGCAAaacaacaaagggaaaaaaaggcagttgaTGAACTGGTAAACAGAAGAACCGTGTTTGTTGGAAACTTGCCTGTCAGCTGTACTGCTCAG GTGCTGAAGTCTCGTTTTAAAGAGTATGGACAAATAAAATCCATTCGATTCCGCTCTTTG GTTCCAGCAGAAGATACTTTATCCAAAAAGTTAGCAGCAATAAA GCGTAAGGTGCACCCTAATGCAAAGTTCGTTAATGCTTACATTGTATTTAAGGAAGAATGCGATGCCATTAAGGCTCTGAAGGA aaatggaacagaaattGCTAGTGGATTTCACATCAGAGTTGACATTGCATCGAAAAGCAGTTCG CATGACAATAAGCGATCTGTATTTGTGGGAAATCTCTCATATG ACATCAGCGACGATGCTGTGCGAGAGCACTTCTCTGTGTGCGGAGGTGTCGTGGCCGTGCGGATCGTGAGGGACAGGAACACCGGCCTGGGGAAGGGCTTCGGCTACGTTCTCTTCGAG GACACGGATGCTGTGCACCTTGCTCTGAGGCTCAACGGGACGGATCTGACGGGAAGGAAGGTGCGGGTGCAGCGCTGCGGAGAGAAGGGCAAAGCGCCGCGGAAGAGTCCAGCCCAGCCTCGCGCCCCGAAGGGCGGCGCCGGCACCACCGCAGGGACCACGCCGCGCCCCGACGATTCGTTTGTCGGGGAGGTGGCCGTGCCGCCCAGGAAGGGCGCCAAGCCCAAGAGACTGCGGACTGCCCCCGCCAGGAAAGCGGGGAAGAACAACAGCAAACGCGCTTTCGATAAACTCTGA